A window of the Caldibacillus debilis DSM 16016 genome harbors these coding sequences:
- the tagD gene encoding glycerol-3-phosphate cytidylyltransferase: MKKVITYGTYDLLHWGHINLLKRARELGDYLIVALSTDEFNAIKGKKAYYSYEHRKLILESIRYVDEVIPERSWDQKIQDIIEHNVDIFVMGDDWKGKFDFLKDYCEVIYLPRTIGISTTKIKKDLKVQNG; this comes from the coding sequence ATGAAAAAGGTGATTACTTATGGAACATATGATCTATTACATTGGGGCCATATTAATCTCTTAAAAAGGGCTCGTGAACTTGGAGATTACCTGATTGTAGCTTTATCGACCGACGAGTTTAATGCGATAAAAGGAAAAAAGGCATATTACAGTTACGAACACCGAAAGTTGATTTTAGAATCTATTCGCTATGTTGATGAAGTAATTCCTGAAAGATCATGGGATCAAAAGATTCAAGACATTATTGAACACAATGTGGATATATTTGTTATGGGCGATGACTGGAAAGGGAAATTTGATTTTCTTAAAGATTATTGCGAAGTAATATATTTACCAAGAACAATTGGCATTTCCACAACGAAAATTAAAAAAGATTTGAAAGTACAAAATGGATAA